In Mobula birostris isolate sMobBir1 chromosome 12, sMobBir1.hap1, whole genome shotgun sequence, one genomic interval encodes:
- the LOC140206232 gene encoding phosducin-like, whose amino-acid sequence MNCGQSWDEDVESEGNLELSASNTGPKGVINDWRKFKLESEDHEISSDKKQLLRQLSSPYHSFSKEDKDTRKKFTRKLEETVYVRMSVQEYEMIQDEEDEACLRRYRKQCMREMHQQLSVGPQFGMLYELESGEQFLEVIEKELKKTTVMVNVYEDRVKGCESLINCLTCLALEYPLVKFCKIKASNTGTSDRFSDNILPALLVYKAGELIGNFLHITEQLGEEFFAVDVETFLNEYGLLPEREFTACENASDGSDVDIE is encoded by the exons ATGAACTGTGGACAAAGCTGGGATGAAGATGTGGAATCCGAAGGAAATCTTGAATTATCAGCTTCTAATACAG GTCCAAAAGGAGTGATCAATGACTGGAGGAAATTTAAACTAGAAAGCGAGGACCATGAAATTTCTTCAGATAAAAAGCAACTCCTTAGACAACTGTCATCACCATACCACTCTTTTAGTAAGGAGGACAAAGACACTCGAAAGAAATTCACTCGAAAG CTAGAGGAAACTGTGTATGTGAGG ATGAGTGTACAAGAATATGAAATGATTCAAGATGAGGAAGATGAAGCTTGCCTTCGTAGGTACCGCAAGCAATGCATGCGAGAGATGCACCAGCAGCTAAGCGTTGGCCCCCAGTTTGGAATGCTCTATGAGCTTGAAAGTGGGGAGCAATTCTTGGAAGTGATTGAAAAGGAATTGAAAAAAACTACAGTGATGGTGAATGTTTACGAGGACAGAGTGAAGGGATGCGAGTCTTTGATTAACTGTTTAACATGCCTTGCTTTGGAATATCCTTTGGTTAAGTTCTGTAAAATAAAGGCCTCTAACACTGGAACTAGTGACCGCTTCTCTGATAATATTCTACCAGCACTACTGGTGTACAAGGCAGGAGAACTAATTGGCAACTTCCTTCATATTACCGAGCAGCTGGGTGAAGAATTTTTTGCGGTGGATGTTGAAACTTTCCTCAATGAATATGGCCTTTTGCCAGAAAGAGAATTCACTGCTTGTGAAAATGCTAGTGATGGCAGTGATGTAGATATTGAATGA